One genomic window of Micromonospora sp. WMMD1128 includes the following:
- a CDS encoding RNase H family protein: MRPDEFRQALSLLPATLHDRVRPLRRYVFRTNCPQCQRIGDAVTLALTAAHYDQLTSAGQLLDNATRLAAEHGPACRPQPDQERGRGQVEGWAATSAPVVAATDASWKGRAGGIGYVASDGRYGLRSRGTGRLDPTGVSRVLVNELRAVDFLLTAYPEPPAGMTVLVDSLAALRWLRRWQDGEVVAMPAGYSVRQRRWADRPTLVRLADRVSHRPDLAFRHVKGHSGHALNEAADGLSHMARRRVEETFDVRPRARALAEAFLRDWHASLTR; encoded by the coding sequence GTGCGACCCGACGAGTTCCGCCAGGCCCTGAGCCTGCTCCCCGCCACCCTGCACGATCGCGTCCGCCCGCTGCGCCGCTACGTCTTCCGCACCAACTGCCCGCAGTGCCAGCGCATCGGCGACGCGGTCACGCTGGCGCTCACCGCGGCCCACTACGACCAGCTCACCTCCGCCGGTCAGCTCCTCGACAACGCCACCCGGCTGGCCGCGGAGCACGGGCCCGCCTGCCGGCCGCAACCGGACCAGGAACGGGGACGCGGCCAGGTCGAGGGCTGGGCGGCGACGTCCGCGCCGGTCGTCGCCGCGACCGACGCCAGCTGGAAGGGCCGTGCCGGCGGCATCGGGTACGTGGCGAGCGACGGCCGGTACGGCCTCCGCAGCCGGGGCACGGGTCGCCTCGACCCGACCGGTGTGTCCCGGGTGCTTGTCAACGAGCTGCGGGCGGTGGACTTCCTGCTCACCGCGTACCCGGAACCGCCGGCCGGGATGACGGTGCTGGTGGACAGTCTCGCCGCGCTGCGCTGGCTGCGTCGCTGGCAGGACGGTGAGGTGGTGGCCATGCCGGCCGGTTACAGCGTGCGGCAGCGCCGGTGGGCCGACCGGCCGACGCTTGTGCGCCTCGCCGACCGGGTGAGCCACCGGCCGGACCTGGCTTTCCGCCACGTCAAGGGCCACAGCGGGCACGCGCTGAACGAGGCCGCGGACGGCCTGTCGCACATGGCCCGCCGCCGGGTCGAGGAGACCTTCGACGTACGGCCCCGGGCGCGGGCGCTGGCCGAGGCGTTCCTGCGGGACTGGCACGCCAGCCTCACCCGCTGA
- a CDS encoding DUF6817 domain-containing protein — protein MSTDVDVRAWLRDRGAETIEHPGGTLYAHLCRVRDRLAELGQEPAVRTAGLAHAVYGTDGFDVALLDRTDRDALRDLVGADAEALVYLYGACDRKRSWPRLATTGTVHDRFTGETTTVRGDQLTPLIDLSIVNELDVLDHLPRVSDRHVAYLRGLFAAWAPAASAAVRGEVARVLGPEVSG, from the coding sequence ATGAGCACCGACGTCGATGTGCGGGCGTGGCTGCGCGACCGGGGAGCCGAGACGATCGAGCATCCCGGCGGCACCCTGTACGCCCACCTGTGCCGCGTGCGGGACCGCCTCGCCGAGCTGGGGCAGGAACCCGCCGTGCGGACGGCCGGCCTGGCGCACGCCGTGTACGGCACCGACGGTTTCGACGTGGCGTTGCTCGACCGCACCGACCGGGACGCGTTGCGCGACCTCGTCGGGGCCGACGCCGAAGCCCTCGTCTACCTCTACGGCGCGTGCGACCGGAAGCGCTCCTGGCCGCGGCTCGCGACCACCGGGACGGTCCACGACCGCTTCACCGGGGAGACGACGACGGTCCGGGGCGACCAGTTGACCCCGCTGATCGACCTGAGCATCGTCAACGAGTTGGACGTGCTCGACCACTTGCCCCGCGTGTCCGACCGGCATGTGGCGTACCTGCGGGGGTTGTTCGCCGCATGGGCGCCGGCCGCGTCCGCGGCCGTCCGTGGGGAGGTGGCGCGGGTCCTCGGCCCGGAGGTCAGCGGGTGA
- a CDS encoding methyltransferase domain-containing protein translates to MARIAYDDTDAEAFAATRHLSDDGLTAWRDAVTRHLAPRPGLRLLDLGAGTGSWARRFTAWFPGLEVVAVEPSAAMRARCVVRPVLAGDAAHLPLDDASVDAAWLSTVIHHVPDLAAAARELRRVVRPGGPVLIRSAFAGRHEAITLFRFFPEAVRVLDTYPSVAEVEAVFADAGFASASVEPVPQVTAASLREAAGTLRREAHTPLQLITDEEYAAGVVRLREAARVDTGPMIDALDLLVAR, encoded by the coding sequence ATGGCGCGCATCGCGTACGACGACACCGACGCGGAAGCCTTCGCGGCGACCCGCCACCTCAGCGACGACGGGCTCACCGCCTGGCGGGACGCCGTCACCCGGCACCTCGCCCCACGGCCGGGTCTGCGGCTGCTCGACCTGGGCGCCGGCACCGGGAGCTGGGCGCGACGCTTCACCGCCTGGTTCCCCGGGCTGGAGGTCGTCGCCGTGGAACCGTCGGCGGCGATGCGGGCCCGCTGCGTGGTCCGTCCGGTGCTGGCCGGGGACGCGGCGCACCTCCCGCTCGACGACGCCAGCGTGGACGCCGCGTGGCTCTCCACGGTCATCCACCACGTGCCCGACCTGGCCGCCGCGGCCCGGGAGCTGCGGCGGGTGGTGCGGCCGGGCGGGCCGGTGCTCATCCGGTCAGCGTTCGCCGGCCGGCACGAGGCGATCACGCTGTTCCGCTTCTTCCCGGAGGCAGTGCGGGTGCTCGACACCTACCCGAGCGTCGCCGAGGTCGAGGCGGTCTTCGCCGACGCCGGTTTCGCCTCCGCGTCCGTCGAGCCGGTCCCGCAGGTCACCGCGGCGTCGCTGCGGGAGGCGGCGGGCACGCTGCGCCGGGAGGCGCACACCCCGCTCCAGTTGATCACCGACGAGGAGTACGCCGCGGGCGTGGTGCGCCTGCGCGAGGCCGCGCGGGTGGACACCGGCCCGATGATCGACGCGCTGGACCTGCTGGTGGCGCGTTGA
- a CDS encoding NUDIX hydrolase yields the protein MASYDVALVLLVDPSGAVLMQHRDGNAPVSPHQWSLPGGGIEPGETPEQAARRELFEETGLTAGELHLLWSGPRPDEEGFPHTVTVYVFRGATDARQEDVVLGEGQAMVFIPRDQVLDRELAVSAAKVLPLHLADGR from the coding sequence GTGGCCAGCTACGACGTCGCCCTCGTCCTGCTCGTCGACCCGTCCGGCGCGGTCCTCATGCAGCACCGCGACGGCAACGCGCCCGTCTCGCCCCACCAGTGGAGCCTGCCCGGCGGCGGCATCGAGCCCGGCGAGACACCCGAGCAGGCCGCCCGTCGCGAGCTGTTCGAGGAGACCGGCCTGACCGCCGGCGAGCTGCACCTGCTATGGAGCGGCCCCCGCCCGGACGAGGAGGGCTTCCCGCACACCGTCACCGTGTACGTGTTCCGGGGCGCCACCGACGCACGGCAGGAGGACGTGGTGCTCGGCGAGGGCCAGGCGATGGTGTTCATCCCCCGCGACCAGGTGCTCGATCGGGAGCTGGCGGTCAGCGCCGCGAAGGTCCTGCCGCTGCACCTGGCCGACGGCCGGTAG